A region of Rhodospirillales bacterium DNA encodes the following proteins:
- a CDS encoding penicillin-binding protein 1A, giving the protein MLGIVRWLLRLGFAGIVLAVGVVAAAYFHYAPGLPDHKQLVDHQPAMTTRLYTGDGRLLAEYHKEKRVFVPVSAMPKRLLLAFVAAEDQRFYSHPGVDFLGVGRAAMSNLQHLRSGRRPEGASSITQQVAKNFLVGNERSIERKIREAILAFRIEGAFSKDRILELYINEIYLGGGNYGVAAAALNYFDKSLDELTLSEMAYLAALPKAPNHYSMTRNPKGAHERRDYVLGRMLEDGYVTAAEVQAAKAERLVPRKRAEPEFAAAEFFTEEVRRNLLAAYGEKGLYEGGLTVRTTLDFDIQRMADNALRDGLVEFDRRRGWRPPKDKISPPHDNWKARFAKHVAEKPFPGGYKTWRPALVLGYDGQGARIGLADGGEGRIPYQEMAWTRYQRPAQIGDIVAVEARANAPGTFHLRQIPEVDGAVLVMDVQTGRVMAMSGGWSYARSQYNRATQAQRQPGSAFKPFVYLAGLDAGMTPSTLILDAPIEINPGGGQPIWRPQNYGGTAPAGPLTLRQGIEQSRNLMTVRLARAAGMDKVASVAKQFGIDDSMKHYLPLALGAGETTLLRMTMGYAMLANGAKPITPSLIDRVQDRHGRTMFRHDPRTCVGCAGEASAERAPEVIDRRAPFFDPHSTYQIAHIMQGVTVRGTAARLAKLGRPIAGKTGTTNDARDVWFIGFTPDIVIGVYVGYDEPKSLGRETGGSVAVPIFERVARELFKDKAPTPFRIPPGLRLMRVNPSSGQPAPGDPGAIWEAFKPGTEPTGYDGYVVDGSTRFVAGAGGRQTADDEPEVVVISPPLPPGPPAETTEAPPAGAEPTPGASPRVIPPPARSGRPTLTGSGETY; this is encoded by the coding sequence GTGCTCGGTATCGTCAGGTGGTTGCTGCGGCTGGGATTCGCCGGGATCGTGCTCGCGGTCGGCGTCGTCGCGGCCGCGTATTTCCACTACGCGCCGGGCCTGCCCGACCACAAGCAGCTGGTCGACCACCAGCCGGCCATGACGACCCGCCTATACACGGGCGACGGGCGGCTGCTGGCCGAGTACCATAAGGAGAAGCGGGTCTTCGTCCCGGTGTCGGCGATGCCGAAGCGGCTGCTGCTGGCGTTCGTCGCGGCGGAGGACCAGCGTTTCTACTCGCATCCCGGGGTCGATTTCCTCGGCGTCGGCCGGGCGGCGATGAGCAATCTCCAGCACCTGCGCAGCGGGCGGCGTCCGGAGGGCGCCTCGAGCATCACGCAGCAGGTCGCCAAGAACTTCCTGGTCGGCAACGAGCGCTCGATCGAGCGCAAGATCCGCGAGGCGATCCTGGCGTTCCGCATCGAGGGCGCGTTCAGCAAGGACCGCATCCTCGAACTCTACATCAACGAGATCTACCTCGGTGGCGGCAACTACGGCGTCGCCGCGGCGGCGCTGAACTATTTCGACAAGTCGCTCGACGAGCTGACGCTGTCGGAAATGGCGTATCTCGCGGCGCTGCCCAAGGCGCCGAACCACTACAGCATGACCCGCAACCCCAAGGGCGCGCACGAGCGGCGCGACTACGTGCTGGGACGCATGCTGGAGGACGGCTACGTCACGGCGGCCGAGGTCCAGGCCGCCAAGGCCGAGCGGCTGGTGCCGCGCAAGCGGGCCGAGCCGGAGTTCGCGGCCGCCGAGTTCTTCACCGAGGAGGTGCGCCGCAATCTGCTGGCCGCCTACGGCGAGAAGGGGCTGTACGAGGGCGGCCTGACGGTGCGCACGACGCTCGATTTCGACATCCAGCGCATGGCTGACAACGCGCTGCGCGACGGTCTCGTGGAGTTCGACCGCCGCCGCGGCTGGCGTCCGCCGAAGGACAAGATCTCGCCGCCGCATGACAACTGGAAGGCGCGCTTCGCCAAACACGTCGCCGAGAAGCCGTTTCCGGGCGGCTACAAGACGTGGCGGCCGGCGCTGGTGCTCGGTTACGACGGGCAGGGCGCCCGCATCGGCCTCGCCGACGGCGGCGAGGGCCGCATTCCGTACCAGGAGATGGCCTGGACGCGCTACCAGCGGCCGGCCCAGATCGGCGACATCGTCGCGGTCGAGGCGCGCGCCAACGCGCCGGGCACGTTCCACCTGCGCCAGATCCCCGAGGTCGACGGCGCCGTGCTGGTGATGGACGTGCAGACCGGGCGAGTCATGGCGATGTCCGGCGGCTGGAGCTACGCGCGCAGCCAGTACAACCGCGCCACCCAGGCGCAGCGCCAGCCCGGCTCCGCGTTCAAACCGTTCGTGTATCTCGCCGGACTCGACGCGGGCATGACCCCCTCGACGTTGATCCTCGACGCGCCGATCGAGATCAATCCCGGCGGCGGCCAGCCGATCTGGCGGCCGCAGAACTACGGTGGCACGGCGCCGGCGGGTCCGCTGACGCTGAGGCAAGGCATCGAGCAGTCGCGCAATCTCATGACGGTGCGCCTGGCGCGCGCCGCCGGCATGGACAAGGTCGCCTCGGTCGCCAAGCAGTTCGGCATCGACGATTCGATGAAGCACTACCTGCCGCTGGCGCTCGGCGCCGGCGAGACGACGCTGCTGCGCATGACCATGGGCTACGCGATGCTGGCCAACGGCGCCAAGCCGATCACGCCCAGCCTGATCGACCGCGTGCAGGACCGCCACGGCCGCACGATGTTCCGGCACGATCCGCGGACCTGCGTCGGCTGCGCCGGCGAGGCCAGCGCCGAGCGCGCGCCAGAGGTCATCGACCGTCGCGCGCCGTTCTTCGATCCGCACTCGACCTACCAGATCGCGCACATCATGCAGGGCGTGACGGTCCGCGGCACGGCGGCGCGGTTGGCAAAGCTCGGCCGCCCGATCGCCGGCAAGACCGGCACGACCAACGACGCGCGCGACGTGTGGTTCATCGGTTTCACGCCCGACATCGTGATCGGCGTCTATGTCGGATACGACGAACCGAAATCGCTCGGACGCGAGACCGGTGGCTCGGTCGCGGTGCCGATCTTCGAGCGCGTGGCGCGCGAACTGTTCAAGGACAAGGCGCCGACACCGTTCCGGATCCCGCCGGGACTGCGCCTGATGCGCGTCAATCCGTCCAGCGGCCAGCCGGCGCCCGGCGATCCCGGCGCCATCTGGGAGGCGTTCAAACCGGGCACCGAGCCGACCGGCTACGACGGCTACGTCGTCGACGGTTCGACCCGCTTCGTGGCGGGCGCCGGCGGCCGGCAGACCGCAGACGACGAGCCCGAGGTCGTGGTGATCTCGCCGCCTTTGCCGCCGGGGCCGCCGGCCGAGACGACGGAGGCGCCGCCGGCGGGCGCCGAGCCCACGCCGGGGGCGTCGCCGCGCGTGATCCCGCCGCCGGCGAGGTCCGGCCGCCCGACCTTGACGGGCTCCGGCGAGACCTACTAA
- a CDS encoding ribonuclease E/G produces the protein MAKRMLVDATHPEETRVVVVDGTKLEEFDFETSTKKQLKGSIYLAKVVRIEPSLQAAFVEYGGNRHGFLAFSEIHPDYYQIPVADREKLLAEQNRAHRDYDEDRPRRNRIDRSDIEDVAEAREALAPSTAEAHVGESGGEDTPVDAATAAESVERIDDAAARDVPAAPVIEAAAAHDEDAAGPGAIPASRAVDAVQGPTVGDVAETIDAAGAAPADGDAPPASDPADGAQPEIPVETLGGDDYERPPRRSSPSRQYKIQEVIKRRQILLVQVVKEERGNKGAALTTYLSLAGRYAVLMPNAGRGGGISRKITNAGDRKRMKDMLAELEVPSGMGVILRTAGLERSRPEIRRDYDYLMRLWDSIRELTFQSKAPALIYEEGDIVKRSIRDLYNADIEDVLVEGEGGHQQAQDFMRQLIPQHAAKVKLYRDPIPLFHRYQVEAALDAMHSPSVQLRTGAYIVINPTEALVAIDVNSGRATKERNIEETALRTNVEAAEEIARQVRLRDLAGLVVIDFIDMEESRHQGQVERRLKEAMKNDRARIQIGRISAFGLLELSRQRLRPSLLENSTEVCPHCEGTGRIRSVESTALHVLRGIEEEGNRRRAGEIVVKVPVSVALYLLNHKRINIADIEQRYGFRVLVAGDDDLIPPHYDIERTRPRGAMEAAPLARTTASAHYEEVGEDDEESAVDEASAETPVDSAAPGEELDGDGRRRRRRRRRRRGDEPGGVDAPHAAALGDEPGSADAARPAPHGAVEDDGAAVANEAEDADDAAAGPRDAAGDDEDARRRRRRGRRGGRGRRRDEPGGDVETAEASDADRSPRDPVDPPGGDWHAPAEAPIPPPFVADTAAPVEPAPAVIVPPPTPLSTPVPIPPPAPAAAVQAAANDAVAPPPAAVEPAPPPAVPATAVDIPPEKPRRGWWAAGS, from the coding sequence ATGGCCAAGCGCATGCTGGTCGACGCCACGCATCCGGAGGAAACCCGGGTCGTCGTGGTCGACGGAACCAAGCTCGAAGAATTCGACTTCGAGACATCGACCAAGAAACAGCTCAAGGGCAGCATCTACCTCGCGAAGGTGGTGCGGATCGAGCCGTCGCTGCAGGCGGCGTTCGTGGAGTATGGCGGGAACCGGCACGGCTTCCTCGCCTTCTCCGAGATCCATCCCGACTACTACCAGATTCCGGTCGCGGACCGCGAGAAGCTGCTCGCCGAGCAGAACCGCGCGCATCGCGACTACGACGAGGACCGGCCGCGCCGCAACCGCATCGACCGCAGCGACATCGAGGATGTCGCGGAGGCGCGCGAGGCGTTGGCGCCGTCCACCGCCGAGGCGCATGTCGGCGAGTCCGGCGGCGAGGACACGCCGGTCGACGCGGCCACCGCCGCCGAGAGCGTCGAGCGCATCGACGATGCCGCGGCGCGCGACGTCCCGGCCGCGCCGGTGATCGAGGCGGCCGCCGCGCACGACGAGGACGCCGCCGGACCCGGCGCGATCCCCGCGTCGAGGGCCGTGGACGCCGTGCAGGGTCCGACCGTCGGCGACGTCGCAGAGACGATCGACGCCGCGGGCGCCGCGCCGGCCGACGGCGACGCGCCGCCGGCCTCCGATCCGGCCGACGGCGCGCAGCCGGAGATTCCGGTCGAGACGCTGGGTGGCGACGACTACGAGCGGCCTCCTCGGCGCTCGAGCCCGTCGCGCCAGTACAAGATCCAGGAGGTCATCAAGCGCCGGCAGATCCTGCTGGTGCAGGTCGTCAAGGAGGAGCGCGGCAACAAGGGCGCGGCCCTCACGACGTACCTGTCGCTGGCCGGCCGCTACGCCGTGTTGATGCCGAACGCCGGCCGTGGCGGCGGCATCTCCAGGAAGATCACGAACGCCGGCGACCGCAAGCGCATGAAGGACATGCTGGCGGAGCTCGAGGTGCCGTCGGGCATGGGCGTCATCCTGCGCACCGCCGGCCTCGAGCGCTCGCGCCCCGAGATCCGGCGCGACTACGACTACCTGATGCGCCTGTGGGACAGCATCCGCGAGCTGACCTTCCAGTCCAAGGCGCCGGCGCTGATCTACGAGGAAGGCGACATCGTCAAGCGGTCGATCCGCGACCTCTACAACGCCGACATCGAGGACGTGCTGGTCGAGGGCGAGGGCGGCCACCAGCAGGCGCAGGACTTCATGCGCCAGCTGATCCCGCAGCACGCCGCCAAGGTGAAGCTGTACCGCGATCCGATCCCGCTGTTCCACCGCTACCAGGTCGAGGCGGCGCTCGACGCCATGCATTCGCCGTCGGTGCAGCTGAGGACCGGCGCCTACATCGTCATCAATCCGACCGAGGCGCTGGTCGCCATCGACGTCAACTCCGGCCGCGCCACCAAGGAGCGGAACATCGAGGAGACGGCGCTGCGCACCAACGTCGAGGCGGCGGAGGAGATCGCCCGCCAGGTGCGCCTGCGCGATCTCGCCGGCCTCGTCGTCATCGACTTCATCGACATGGAGGAGTCGCGCCACCAGGGTCAGGTCGAGCGCCGCCTCAAGGAGGCGATGAAGAACGACCGCGCCCGGATCCAGATCGGCCGCATCAGCGCCTTCGGCCTGCTCGAGCTGTCGCGCCAGCGCCTGCGGCCGAGCCTGCTGGAGAACTCGACCGAGGTGTGCCCGCACTGCGAGGGTACCGGCCGCATCCGCTCCGTCGAATCGACCGCGCTGCACGTGCTGCGCGGCATCGAGGAGGAAGGCAACCGCCGCCGCGCCGGCGAGATCGTCGTCAAGGTGCCGGTGTCGGTCGCGCTCTACCTGCTGAACCACAAGCGGATCAACATCGCCGACATCGAGCAGCGCTACGGCTTCCGCGTGCTGGTCGCCGGCGACGACGACCTGATCCCGCCGCACTACGACATCGAGCGCACGCGTCCGCGCGGCGCGATGGAGGCCGCACCGCTCGCGCGGACGACCGCCAGCGCGCACTACGAGGAGGTCGGCGAGGACGACGAGGAGTCGGCGGTCGACGAGGCGTCGGCCGAGACGCCGGTCGATTCCGCCGCGCCCGGCGAGGAGTTGGACGGCGACGGCCGCCGCCGCCGCCGCCGCCGGCGCCGCCGTCGTGGCGACGAGCCGGGTGGCGTCGACGCGCCGCACGCCGCGGCGCTGGGCGATGAGCCCGGCAGCGCCGACGCGGCGCGGCCGGCGCCGCATGGCGCGGTCGAGGACGACGGCGCCGCCGTCGCGAACGAGGCCGAGGACGCCGACGACGCGGCCGCCGGTCCGCGCGACGCCGCCGGTGACGACGAGGACGCGCGCCGCCGCCGACGCCGCGGACGCCGCGGTGGCCGCGGTCGCCGTCGCGACGAGCCGGGTGGCGACGTGGAGACGGCCGAAGCCTCCGACGCCGACCGGTCGCCGCGCGATCCGGTCGACCCGCCGGGCGGCGACTGGCACGCGCCCGCGGAGGCCCCGATCCCGCCGCCGTTCGTGGCGGACACCGCCGCGCCCGTCGAGCCGGCGCCGGCCGTGATCGTGCCGCCACCGACGCCCCTGTCGACGCCGGTCCCGATCCCGCCGCCGGCGCCCGCCGCGGCGGTCCAAGCCGCGGCCAATGACGCGGTGGCGCCGCCGCCAGCCGCGGTCGAGCCGGCGCCGCCGCCCGCAGTGCCGGCGACCGCCGTGGACATCCCGCCGGAGAAGCCGCGTCGCGGCTGGTGGGCGGCGGGCTCGTAG
- a CDS encoding pyridoxal phosphate-dependent aminotransferase — protein MDGETPRKAPVGGRKISRRAEGVPPFIVMDVIRDANAMEARGESVVHCEVGQPSTPAPSGALRAAATALEKDKIGYVEALGMPVLRERIAALYGEWYGVALDPARVIVTTGSSAGFLMAFLAAFDAGDAVAMAAPGYPPYRNILSSLGMRPLDIVTSEAERYQPTVAALSKVAEPLAGLIVASPSNPTGTMVTRGELAALATHCRAAGTRLISDEIYHGLTYGGRATSALEVTDDAIVVNSFSKYFSMTGWRIGWLVVPPDLVRPIERLTQNLMISTPTLSQFAALGAFDCRDELEAHVARYRANRDLLLERLPAAGFDRLTVPEGAFYLYADVSRLTNDSVEFCRRMLREAGVAATPGVDFDPDRGRGTLRFSFAGSTADMAEAARRLAAWKR, from the coding sequence ATGGATGGCGAGACGCCGCGGAAGGCGCCGGTGGGCGGCCGCAAGATTTCGCGTCGCGCCGAGGGCGTGCCGCCCTTCATCGTCATGGATGTTATCCGCGACGCCAACGCGATGGAGGCGCGCGGCGAGTCGGTCGTGCATTGCGAGGTCGGCCAACCCAGCACGCCGGCGCCGTCCGGCGCCCTGCGCGCGGCCGCGACGGCGTTGGAGAAGGACAAGATCGGCTATGTCGAGGCGCTCGGGATGCCGGTCCTGCGGGAACGCATCGCGGCGCTCTACGGCGAGTGGTATGGCGTGGCGCTCGATCCGGCGCGGGTGATCGTCACGACGGGATCGTCGGCCGGCTTCCTGATGGCGTTCCTCGCCGCGTTCGACGCCGGCGACGCCGTCGCGATGGCGGCGCCGGGCTATCCGCCGTACCGCAACATCCTGTCGTCCCTCGGCATGCGGCCGCTGGACATCGTCACGTCCGAGGCGGAGCGCTACCAGCCGACCGTCGCGGCGCTGTCGAAGGTCGCGGAGCCGCTGGCCGGGTTGATCGTCGCCAGCCCGTCGAATCCGACCGGCACCATGGTCACGCGCGGGGAGCTCGCGGCGCTGGCGACGCATTGCCGCGCCGCCGGCACGCGGCTGATCTCTGACGAGATCTACCACGGGCTCACCTACGGCGGGCGCGCCACCAGCGCGCTCGAGGTCACCGACGACGCGATCGTGGTGAACAGCTTCTCGAAGTACTTCTCGATGACCGGCTGGCGCATCGGCTGGCTGGTCGTGCCGCCGGACCTCGTGCGGCCGATCGAGAGGTTGACGCAGAACCTGATGATCTCGACGCCGACCTTGTCGCAGTTCGCGGCGCTGGGCGCGTTCGACTGCCGCGACGAGCTCGAGGCGCATGTCGCGCGCTACCGCGCCAACCGCGATCTGCTGCTCGAACGGCTGCCGGCGGCGGGTTTCGACCGGCTGACCGTGCCCGAGGGCGCGTTCTACCTCTACGCCGACGTCTCGCGCCTGACCAACGACAGCGTCGAGTTCTGCCGCCGCATGCTGCGCGAGGCGGGCGTCGCCGCGACTCCCGGCGTCGATTTCGATCCGGACCGCGGCCGCGGCACCCTTCGTTTCTCGTTCGCCGGCAGCACGGCCGACATGGCCGAGGCCGCGCGACGGCTCGCGGCCTGGAAGCGTTGA
- a CDS encoding gamma-glutamyltransferase, translating to MAFSISASRTNSMRSRWALAPADGRTAAGTSTAAIARNDVNRRTLKSDTPGRVPAAGIEKATDAAPARQRASLAVAASLALAAMAGCGGRAGDTPTGFMAGFLGAVVADEPYAAEVGREIVSAGGSAADAAVAMYFAMAVTLPSAASLGANGVCIAHAHKTRQAEAIVFAAPRPATASRAFDIAVPTAVRGMTLLHARHGALRWEQLVAPAERMAREGVPVSRALARDLREGAARLRADPAARRVFERGGGAAVGEGDRLTQIDLAATLSTIRVRGGGEFFAGAFARRLSDAVRDAGGGLSETDMRAAVASATPAATTRFGSHTVYFAPSPPFQGGVAARAAFTGAAPVSAGGAGGGEAAFVAIDRQANAVACVVGMNGPFGSARMAPGTGILMAAPPDSGGGASAAMVVANTNTGDALLAGAASGGGGPAAVGTAARLALGDGRPLGAAIAATSGGQVGMIVCPAGLRQSPGLCQVVADPRGYGLALVAGR from the coding sequence ATGGCGTTTTCAATCTCGGCGTCGCGGACTAATTCTATGCGCTCGCGCTGGGCGCTGGCCCCGGCGGACGGCAGGACGGCCGCCGGCACGAGCACGGCGGCGATCGCGAGGAACGACGTGAACAGGCGAACGCTCAAATCCGATACTCCCGGACGGGTCCCGGCGGCCGGGATTGAAAAGGCTACGGACGCCGCGCCGGCGCGTCAACGTGCCAGCCTCGCCGTCGCCGCGTCGCTCGCGCTGGCGGCCATGGCGGGCTGCGGTGGTCGGGCGGGCGACACGCCCACCGGCTTCATGGCGGGCTTTTTGGGCGCGGTTGTGGCGGACGAGCCCTACGCGGCGGAGGTCGGGCGCGAAATCGTCTCCGCCGGCGGCTCCGCCGCCGACGCCGCGGTCGCCATGTACTTCGCGATGGCGGTGACCCTGCCGTCGGCCGCCAGCCTCGGCGCCAACGGAGTCTGCATCGCGCACGCGCACAAGACCCGCCAGGCCGAGGCGATCGTCTTCGCCGCGCCGCGGCCCGCCACGGCGTCGCGGGCGTTCGACATCGCCGTGCCCACGGCGGTCCGCGGCATGACCCTTCTGCACGCGCGTCACGGCGCGCTGCGCTGGGAGCAGCTCGTCGCGCCGGCCGAGCGCATGGCGCGGGAGGGCGTGCCCGTCTCGCGCGCGCTGGCGCGCGACCTGCGCGAGGGCGCCGCGCGGCTCCGGGCCGATCCGGCGGCGCGCCGCGTGTTCGAGCGCGGCGGCGGGGCCGCGGTGGGAGAGGGCGACCGGCTGACGCAGATCGATCTGGCGGCGACGCTGTCGACGATCCGCGTCAGGGGCGGCGGCGAGTTCTTCGCCGGCGCGTTCGCGCGTCGTCTGTCCGACGCTGTCCGCGACGCCGGCGGCGGCCTCAGCGAGACGGATATGCGCGCCGCGGTGGCCAGCGCGACGCCGGCCGCGACGACGCGCTTCGGCAGCCACACCGTCTATTTCGCGCCGTCGCCGCCATTCCAGGGCGGGGTCGCGGCGCGGGCGGCGTTCACCGGCGCGGCGCCGGTATCGGCAGGGGGCGCGGGCGGCGGCGAGGCGGCGTTCGTCGCCATCGACCGGCAGGCCAACGCGGTGGCCTGCGTCGTCGGCATGAACGGACCGTTCGGCAGCGCCCGTATGGCGCCGGGCACCGGCATCCTGATGGCGGCGCCACCGGATTCCGGCGGCGGCGCGTCGGCGGCGATGGTGGTGGCGAACACCAACACCGGCGACGCCCTGCTGGCGGGCGCTGCCTCCGGCGGCGGCGGGCCGGCGGCCGTCGGCACGGCGGCGCGTCTGGCGCTCGGCGACGGCCGCCCCTTGGGCGCCGCGATCGCGGCGACCTCCGGCGGACAGGTCGGCATGATCGTGTGTCCGGCGGGGCTGCGGCAGAGTCCCGGATTGTGCCAGGTCGTCGCCGATCCGCGCGGCTACGGGCTCGCTCTGGTGGCGGGCCGTTAG
- a CDS encoding M48 family metalloprotease: MSRPIFQAAGLDAGAIEVHLVQDRKINAFVAGGQRIFINTGLIMRTESANQLLGVLAHEAGHIRGGHLAILQEQMRNATALAVLEMILAAGAAGAGGSINRSGQGTGAGGNVPGQPGAPYALKQLLAYNRAQEQAADQAGVTALERAGMSPRGMVEVMRMLQQQERIYVGSGADPYLRSHPSSSERIAFLEEMVSRSRTANVPDPPAFKEMHARMVAKTLGYFEPARALQKYPSGDNSVAGRYGRAMALFRMGQAAAAVAMADQLIRENPRDPYFHEFRGDVLRDSGRPGDAVASYAQAVALSPGDAALRFGLAQAQSGAGRHADAAKTLEQVVRVEPTNGGAWDLLARTYAALGNQPMTDLATAEKFYLEGPEKRSAALHKADAAARALPRGSPAWQRATDLRAAIEADRPSRR, from the coding sequence ATGTCGCGGCCGATCTTCCAGGCCGCCGGGCTCGACGCCGGAGCGATCGAGGTCCATCTGGTCCAGGACCGCAAGATCAACGCCTTCGTCGCCGGCGGCCAGCGGATCTTCATCAACACCGGACTGATCATGCGCACCGAGAGCGCCAACCAGCTCCTGGGCGTGCTCGCCCACGAGGCAGGCCACATCCGGGGCGGACACCTCGCGATCCTCCAGGAGCAGATGCGCAACGCCACCGCCCTGGCGGTCCTCGAGATGATCCTGGCCGCCGGCGCCGCCGGCGCCGGCGGCTCGATCAACCGTTCCGGCCAGGGAACCGGCGCCGGCGGCAACGTGCCGGGCCAGCCTGGCGCGCCCTACGCTTTGAAGCAGCTCCTGGCCTACAACCGGGCACAGGAGCAGGCCGCCGACCAGGCCGGAGTCACGGCGCTCGAGCGCGCCGGAATGTCGCCGCGCGGGATGGTCGAGGTCATGCGCATGCTGCAGCAGCAGGAGCGCATCTACGTCGGCAGCGGCGCCGACCCCTATCTGCGCAGCCATCCGTCGTCGAGCGAGCGGATCGCGTTCCTCGAGGAGATGGTGTCGCGGTCGCGCACCGCGAACGTGCCCGACCCGCCGGCCTTCAAGGAGATGCACGCGCGCATGGTCGCCAAGACGCTGGGCTATTTCGAGCCGGCGCGCGCGCTGCAGAAATACCCGTCGGGCGACAACAGCGTCGCCGGCCGCTACGGCCGCGCCATGGCGCTGTTCCGCATGGGCCAGGCCGCCGCCGCCGTCGCGATGGCCGACCAGCTCATCCGCGAGAATCCGCGCGACCCCTACTTCCACGAGTTCCGGGGCGACGTGCTGCGCGACTCGGGCAGACCGGGCGACGCGGTGGCGTCCTACGCCCAGGCGGTCGCGCTGTCCCCCGGCGACGCCGCGCTGCGGTTCGGCCTCGCCCAGGCGCAGTCCGGCGCCGGCCGCCACGCCGACGCGGCGAAGACGCTGGAGCAGGTCGTGCGCGTCGAGCCGACCAACGGCGGCGCCTGGGACCTGCTCGCGCGCACCTACGCCGCGCTCGGCAACCAGCCGATGACAGATCTGGCGACGGCCGAGAAATTCTACCTCGAGGGGCCGGAGAAGCGCAGCGCCGCCCTGCACAAGGCCGACGCCGCCGCCCGCGCCCTGCCGCGCGGGTCGCCGGCGTGGCAACGCGCCACCGATCTACGCGCCGCCATCGAGGCCGACCGGCCGAGCCGGCGGTGA
- a CDS encoding DsbA family protein, whose translation MRLARHSFTAAAVALAMAALSAPAAAQQPLDKAAVEKIVREYLMANPEIIVEAVNELEKRQTASRDAAARKALTERKAELLEDPGSPVGGNPKGDVTIVEFFDYHCGYCKRAKPTVTGVVDADTKIRIVYKELPILTPNSRVAATAALAAAKQGKYAELHIAMMEARGDLTKERILKMAADLKIDATRLEKEMADPAIAKQLERNQALAVALGVNGTPAFVIGDKIIPGAVEAEVLREAVAAARKG comes from the coding sequence ATGCGCCTCGCGCGTCATTCCTTCACCGCCGCGGCGGTCGCCCTCGCCATGGCCGCCCTGTCGGCGCCCGCCGCCGCGCAGCAGCCGCTCGACAAGGCCGCCGTCGAGAAGATCGTGCGCGAGTATCTGATGGCCAATCCCGAGATCATCGTCGAGGCGGTCAACGAGCTCGAGAAGCGCCAGACCGCCAGCCGCGACGCGGCCGCGCGCAAGGCCCTGACCGAGCGCAAGGCCGAGCTGCTCGAGGATCCCGGCTCCCCGGTCGGCGGCAACCCCAAGGGCGACGTCACCATCGTCGAGTTCTTCGACTACCACTGCGGCTACTGCAAGCGCGCCAAGCCGACGGTGACGGGCGTCGTCGACGCCGACACCAAGATCCGCATCGTCTACAAGGAGCTGCCCATCCTGACGCCGAACTCGCGCGTGGCGGCGACGGCGGCGCTCGCCGCGGCGAAGCAGGGCAAGTACGCCGAGCTCCACATCGCGATGATGGAGGCGCGCGGCGACCTCACCAAGGAGCGCATCCTCAAGATGGCGGCCGATCTCAAGATCGACGCCACGCGGCTGGAGAAGGAAATGGCCGATCCGGCCATCGCCAAGCAGCTCGAGCGCAACCAGGCGCTGGCGGTGGCGCTGGGCGTCAACGGCACCCCGGCCTTCGTGATCGGCGACAAGATCATCCCCGGCGCGGTCGAGGCGGAGGTTCTGCGCGAGGCGGTGGCGGCGGCGCGCAAGGGCTGA
- the maiA gene encoding maleylacetoacetate isomerase: protein MKLHGYFRSSAAFRVRIALNLKGLAPDQAFIHLRRQEQTSPAFARLNPQRLVPALELDDGTVLAQSLAIIEYLEETHPAPPLLPADPAGRARARSLAMIPACEIHPIQNLRVLNHLGTAFAADAAAKEAWARHWIDVGFTAYEESVAGHPATGRFSHGDAPGLADLSLVPQVFNARRFGNDMARYPTVSRIFDACMALPAFDLARPEKQPDAEA from the coding sequence GTGAAGCTGCATGGCTATTTCCGCTCGTCGGCGGCGTTCCGCGTGCGGATCGCCCTCAACCTCAAGGGGCTCGCGCCCGACCAGGCCTTCATCCACCTGCGCCGCCAGGAGCAGACCTCGCCGGCCTTCGCGCGGCTCAATCCGCAGCGGCTGGTGCCGGCGCTGGAGCTCGACGATGGCACCGTGCTGGCGCAATCGCTGGCGATCATCGAGTACCTCGAGGAGACGCATCCGGCGCCGCCGCTGCTGCCGGCCGATCCGGCGGGGCGGGCGCGGGCGCGGTCGCTGGCGATGATCCCGGCGTGCGAGATCCACCCGATCCAGAACCTGCGCGTGCTCAACCACCTCGGCACCGCGTTCGCCGCCGACGCGGCCGCCAAGGAGGCCTGGGCACGGCACTGGATCGACGTCGGTTTCACCGCGTACGAGGAGTCGGTGGCCGGCCATCCCGCCACCGGGCGGTTCTCGCACGGCGACGCCCCCGGCCTCGCCGATCTCAGCCTGGTGCCGCAGGTGTTCAACGCCCGCCGGTTCGGCAACGACATGGCGCGCTATCCGACGGTGTCGAGGATCTTCGACGCCTGCATGGCGCTGCCGGCGTTCGATCTTGCGAGGCCGGAGAAGCAACCGGACGCCGAGGCTTGA